In Patescibacteria group bacterium, a single window of DNA contains:
- the topA gene encoding type I DNA topoisomerase encodes MKLVIVESPTKAKTISRFLGKDYKVDSSYGHVRDLPKSKLGVDIEHDFAPQYVIFRKNQKRLTALKKLAAKAKEVYYATDEDREGEAIAWHLSQIFDIPKENERRIAFHEITKGAVEDAIEHPRDIDLNLVDAQQARRVLDRLVGYKLSPFLWKKVARGLSAGRVQSVAVRLIVEREREIEKFNKEEYWTVEADFQKKEDGSLHAKLHRVDGKILDKLGIKTDKQAGEILDQLKNAKYEVVKVEKKRSTRQPLPPFTTSTLQQEANRRLGYSAKQIMMLAQQLYEGIDVKGEGHSGLITYMRTDSVNLSEKFLGEAEDYIKESIGKEYVSGPRHFKTKSKGAQEAHEAIRPSEVSRTPDSVKDHLTAQQFKLYDLIWRRAVASQMTEAAIDSTVVDIANDDKKYTFRATGQVIRFVGWLAVYPNKSEDVILPDLVQGGNVDLLKLEPLQHFTQPPARYSDATLVRALEDRGIGRPSTYAPTIATIIDRGYVIREEKKLQPTEIAFLVNDLLVEHFPKIVDYDFTAKMESDLDEVAEGSLKWQPVIAEFYGPFTDNLEKKYEQLDKKDIIKEETDEICEKCGKPMAVKFGRFGKFLACTGFPECKNTKQINGKGEILEEEKIDEACPNCGKPMVYKQGRFGRFIACSDYPACKTTKKVLKTIGVKCPECKEGEVVIRRGRGRVFYGCSRYPECKFASSKKPGEEAVEEENKKDIRES; translated from the coding sequence GGACTCTTCTTATGGTCATGTTCGTGATTTGCCAAAAAGTAAATTAGGCGTTGATATTGAGCACGATTTTGCGCCGCAGTACGTGATTTTTCGGAAAAATCAGAAAAGACTGACCGCGCTCAAAAAACTGGCGGCTAAAGCAAAAGAAGTTTACTATGCAACTGACGAAGACCGTGAAGGAGAAGCAATCGCTTGGCATTTATCTCAGATTTTTGATATACCAAAAGAAAATGAAAGGCGCATTGCTTTTCACGAGATTACTAAAGGTGCCGTGGAAGACGCTATCGAACATCCACGAGATATTGATTTGAATCTAGTTGACGCTCAACAAGCGCGTCGAGTTTTGGATAGGCTGGTTGGTTATAAACTTTCACCGTTTCTTTGGAAAAAGGTTGCCAGAGGATTGTCTGCTGGTCGCGTACAGTCGGTTGCGGTTCGCTTGATTGTTGAACGCGAGCGGGAAATAGAGAAGTTTAATAAAGAAGAGTATTGGACGGTGGAAGCAGATTTTCAAAAAAAAGAAGACGGCAGTCTTCATGCTAAACTTCATCGGGTAGACGGAAAAATTTTAGATAAATTGGGAATAAAAACCGACAAACAAGCCGGTGAAATTTTAGATCAGCTAAAGAATGCTAAATACGAGGTGGTAAAGGTAGAAAAGAAACGGTCGACCAGACAACCATTGCCGCCATTTACTACTTCAACACTGCAACAAGAGGCTAACCGTCGTCTGGGATATTCGGCTAAACAAATCATGATGCTTGCTCAGCAGCTCTATGAAGGTATTGACGTCAAAGGTGAAGGACATTCCGGATTGATTACTTATATGCGTACCGATTCTGTCAATCTGTCAGAGAAGTTTTTGGGTGAAGCCGAGGATTATATCAAAGAAAGTATAGGTAAGGAATATGTGAGCGGTCCACGACATTTTAAAACCAAGAGTAAAGGCGCCCAAGAAGCTCACGAAGCTATTCGTCCGAGCGAGGTTTCCCGTACCCCTGATAGTGTCAAGGATCATCTGACAGCGCAGCAGTTTAAATTGTATGATTTGATTTGGCGTCGCGCGGTTGCTTCGCAGATGACCGAAGCGGCGATAGACAGCACTGTCGTCGATATTGCCAATGATGATAAAAAATACACTTTCCGCGCTACCGGTCAGGTGATTAGGTTTGTCGGCTGGCTCGCCGTTTATCCCAATAAAAGCGAGGATGTTATTTTGCCGGACTTAGTGCAGGGCGGAAATGTCGATTTGTTAAAACTTGAACCGCTCCAACATTTTACCCAGCCGCCGGCGCGGTATAGCGATGCAACGTTGGTCCGAGCTCTTGAAGATCGCGGTATCGGTCGACCATCAACTTATGCGCCGACTATCGCCACTATTATTGATCGTGGCTATGTGATACGTGAAGAAAAAAAACTTCAACCAACCGAAATAGCTTTTTTAGTCAACGACTTGTTAGTTGAACATTTCCCTAAAATTGTCGATTATGATTTTACCGCCAAAATGGAAAGTGACCTGGACGAAGTAGCTGAGGGTAGCTTGAAATGGCAACCGGTGATCGCTGAATTTTACGGTCCGTTTACCGATAACCTAGAAAAAAAATACGAACAGTTGGATAAAAAGGATATTATAAAAGAAGAAACCGATGAGATATGTGAAAAGTGTGGCAAGCCTATGGCTGTCAAATTTGGTCGTTTTGGTAAATTTCTTGCTTGTACCGGTTTTCCAGAGTGTAAAAACACCAAGCAAATAAATGGTAAAGGTGAAATTTTGGAAGAAGAAAAGATCGACGAAGCTTGTCCTAATTGCGGCAAGCCAATGGTTTATAAGCAAGGGCGTTTCGGTCGGTTTATCGCTTGTTCGGATTATCCTGCCTGCAAGACTACTAAAAAGGTGCTCAAAACTATTGGCGTGAAATGTCCGGAATGCAAAGAGGGTGAGGTGGTAATCCGTCGGGGTAGGGGCAGGGTATTTTATGGCTGTTCACGTTATCCCGAATGCAAGTTTGCCTCGAGTAAAAAACCAGGTGAAGAGGCTGTTGAAGAGGAAAATAAGAAAGATATTAGGGAATCATAA